Proteins found in one Streptomyces sp. NBC_00461 genomic segment:
- a CDS encoding amidohydrolase family protein: MSDHAVLHVKGRVLAGPDDVRDELWVVGGRISYDRPVGARDIRTVEGWALPGLVDAHCHVGLGPHGPVEQDVAEKQALTDREAGTLLIRDAGSPSDTRWVDDREDLPKIIRAGRHIARTRRYMRGYAWEIEPEDLVAYVAQEARRGDGWVKLVGDWIDRDLGDLAPSWPRDAVEAAIAEAHRLGARVTAHCFAENSLRDLVEAGIDCIEHATGLTDDLIPLFAERGVAIVPTLVNIATFPQLADGGEARFPQWSAHMRRLHERRYDTVRGAYDAGIPVYVGTDAGGHLAHGLVAGEVAELVAAGIPPVEALSATTWGARKWLGRPGLEEGAPADLVVYEDDPRVDVRVLAAPRRIVLNGKVVGGLT; the protein is encoded by the coding sequence ATGAGCGATCACGCGGTGCTGCACGTGAAGGGCAGGGTCCTGGCCGGGCCCGACGACGTCCGTGACGAACTGTGGGTCGTCGGCGGCCGGATCTCCTACGACCGTCCCGTCGGCGCCCGCGACATCCGTACCGTCGAGGGCTGGGCCCTGCCCGGCCTGGTCGACGCGCACTGCCACGTGGGCCTCGGCCCGCACGGCCCGGTCGAGCAGGACGTCGCCGAGAAACAGGCGCTGACCGACCGCGAGGCGGGCACCCTGCTCATCCGGGACGCGGGCTCGCCCTCGGACACCCGCTGGGTCGACGACCGCGAGGACCTCCCGAAGATCATCAGGGCGGGCCGCCACATCGCCCGCACCCGCCGCTACATGCGGGGCTACGCCTGGGAGATCGAGCCGGAGGACCTGGTCGCGTACGTCGCCCAGGAGGCCCGCCGCGGCGACGGCTGGGTGAAGCTGGTCGGCGACTGGATCGACCGCGACCTCGGCGATCTGGCCCCCAGCTGGCCGCGGGACGCGGTGGAGGCGGCCATCGCCGAGGCCCACCGCCTGGGCGCACGCGTCACCGCGCACTGCTTCGCCGAGAACTCCCTGCGGGACCTGGTCGAGGCCGGCATCGACTGCATCGAGCACGCGACCGGCCTGACGGACGACCTCATCCCGCTCTTCGCCGAACGCGGCGTCGCGATCGTCCCCACCCTCGTCAACATCGCGACCTTCCCGCAGCTCGCGGATGGCGGCGAGGCCAGGTTCCCGCAGTGGTCGGCCCATATGCGGCGGCTGCACGAGCGCCGCTACGACACCGTGCGGGGCGCCTACGACGCGGGGATCCCGGTGTACGTCGGCACCGACGCCGGCGGTCACCTCGCCCACGGCCTGGTGGCCGGCGAGGTGGCGGAGCTGGTCGCCGCCGGCATCCCGCCCGTCGAGGCGCTGTCGGCGACGACGTGGGGCGCGCGGAAGTGGCTCGGGCGGCCGGGGCTGGAGGAGGGCGCCCCGGCCGACCTCGTCGTCTACGAGGACGATCCACGGGTCGACGTACGGGTGTTGGCGGCGCCCCGGCGGATCGTGCTGAACGGGAAGGTCGTCGGCGGGTTGACGTGA
- the ectB gene encoding diaminobutyrate--2-oxoglutarate transaminase: MTITQPDLSVFETLESEVRSYCRGWPTVFDRAQGSRMYDEDGHEYLDFFAGAGSLNYGHNNPVLKRALIDYLERDGVTHGLDMSTTAKRSFLQTFQDLVLRPRDLPYKVMFPGPTGTNAVESALKLARKVKGRESIVSFTNAFHGMSLGSLAVTGNAFKRAGAGIPLVHGTPMPFDNYFDGTVEDFLWFERLLEDQGSGLNKPAAVIVETVQGEGGINVARREWLQALAALCERQDMLLIVDDIQMGCGRTGAFFSFEEAGITPDIVTVSKSISGYGLPMSLCLFKPELDIWEPGEHNGTFRGNNPAFVTATATLEAYWADGSAMEKQTRARGEQVEQAFIAITEENLADVKEYRGRGLVWGLEFHDKERAGHVAKRAFELGLLIETSGPESEVVKLLPALTITAEELDEGLSILARAVRETV; this comes from the coding sequence GTGACCATCACCCAGCCCGACCTCAGCGTCTTCGAGACCCTTGAGTCCGAGGTGCGCAGCTACTGCCGCGGCTGGCCCACCGTCTTCGACCGCGCGCAGGGCAGCCGCATGTACGACGAGGACGGCCACGAGTACCTGGACTTCTTCGCCGGGGCCGGCTCGCTGAACTACGGCCACAACAACCCCGTCCTGAAACGGGCGTTGATCGACTACCTGGAGCGGGACGGCGTCACGCACGGGCTCGACATGTCGACCACCGCCAAGCGGTCCTTCCTGCAGACCTTCCAGGACCTGGTGCTGCGGCCGCGCGACCTGCCGTACAAGGTCATGTTCCCGGGTCCGACTGGGACCAACGCCGTGGAGTCGGCTCTCAAGCTCGCCCGTAAGGTGAAGGGGCGCGAGTCCATCGTGTCGTTCACCAACGCCTTCCACGGCATGTCGCTCGGCTCGCTCGCCGTGACCGGCAACGCCTTCAAGCGGGCCGGCGCCGGGATCCCGCTGGTGCACGGCACGCCCATGCCGTTCGACAACTACTTCGACGGCACGGTCGAGGACTTCCTGTGGTTCGAGCGGCTGCTGGAGGACCAGGGCTCCGGACTCAACAAGCCCGCCGCCGTGATCGTCGAGACCGTGCAGGGCGAGGGCGGCATCAACGTCGCACGCCGGGAGTGGCTGCAGGCGCTCGCCGCACTGTGCGAGCGCCAGGACATGCTGCTCATCGTCGACGACATCCAGATGGGATGCGGTCGTACCGGTGCCTTCTTCTCCTTCGAGGAGGCGGGCATCACGCCGGACATCGTCACCGTGTCCAAGTCGATCAGCGGCTACGGACTGCCCATGTCGCTGTGCCTGTTCAAGCCCGAGCTGGACATCTGGGAGCCGGGCGAGCACAACGGCACCTTCCGCGGCAACAACCCCGCCTTCGTCACGGCCACCGCCACCCTTGAGGCGTACTGGGCGGACGGGTCCGCGATGGAGAAGCAGACCCGGGCGCGCGGTGAGCAGGTCGAGCAGGCCTTCATCGCGATCACCGAGGAGAACCTCGCCGACGTCAAGGAGTACCGCGGCCGCGGACTCGTGTGGGGCCTTGAGTTCCACGACAAGGAGCGCGCGGGGCACGTCGCCAAGCGCGCCTTCGAACTCGGGCTGCTCATCGAGACCTCGGGCCCGGAGAGCGAGGTCGTCAAGCTGCTCCCGGCACTCACCATCACCGCCGAGGAGCTGGACGAGGGTCTGAGCATCCTCGCCCGCGCCGTACGCGAAACCGTCTAG
- a CDS encoding aminotransferase class V-fold PLP-dependent enzyme gives MDYDFSRAHSGAMETTFESSVRAEFAPKKTYLNTASTGLLPARTVAAMRTAVAAAAVGDPTDMFADVEASRASYARLVGVPERRVAAGASVAVYSGLIAASLPEGAEVLTAEGDFSSVVNPFHVRSDLKVRIVPLERIAESVRPGTALVAVSAAQSADGRVADLSAIREAAREHGARTYVDASQAAGWLDFDADAYDYSACVGFKWLVCPRGVAFLVVPEDLGGLTPLFAGWVAGEHPWDACYGPIDELAHSARRFDESPALFSYAGARHSLELLEELGTDAVRAHDLALADRFRAGLASLGHQSVPSPGSPIVAVPGLGRRQGELSAAGVEVSDRAGNLRAAFHLYNTPADVDRLLDVLSP, from the coding sequence ATGGACTATGACTTCTCCCGGGCTCACAGTGGAGCCATGGAGACGACCTTCGAGAGCAGCGTCCGTGCCGAGTTCGCCCCGAAGAAGACCTATCTGAACACCGCGAGCACCGGGCTGCTACCGGCGCGCACCGTGGCCGCCATGCGCACCGCCGTGGCGGCGGCCGCGGTCGGAGACCCGACCGACATGTTCGCGGACGTCGAGGCGAGCCGTGCCTCCTACGCGCGGCTCGTCGGCGTCCCCGAGCGCCGGGTGGCGGCCGGGGCCTCCGTCGCCGTCTACAGCGGACTGATCGCCGCCTCCCTCCCGGAGGGCGCCGAAGTCCTCACCGCCGAGGGCGACTTCAGCTCCGTGGTGAACCCCTTCCACGTCCGGTCCGACCTCAAGGTGCGGATCGTGCCACTGGAGCGGATCGCCGAGTCGGTGCGGCCCGGCACCGCCCTGGTCGCGGTCAGCGCGGCGCAGTCCGCCGACGGCCGGGTGGCCGACCTGTCCGCGATCCGGGAGGCGGCGCGCGAGCACGGGGCGCGTACGTACGTGGACGCGTCCCAGGCCGCCGGCTGGCTGGACTTCGACGCGGACGCCTACGACTACTCCGCCTGCGTCGGCTTCAAGTGGCTCGTCTGCCCTCGGGGCGTGGCCTTCCTGGTCGTCCCTGAGGACCTCGGGGGACTCACCCCGCTGTTCGCCGGCTGGGTGGCGGGCGAGCACCCCTGGGACGCGTGCTACGGCCCCATCGACGAACTCGCCCACTCCGCCCGGCGGTTCGACGAGAGCCCCGCCCTCTTCTCCTACGCGGGCGCCCGCCACTCCCTCGAACTGCTGGAGGAACTCGGCACGGACGCCGTACGCGCCCACGACCTCGCCCTCGCCGACCGCTTCCGCGCGGGCCTGGCCTCCCTCGGCCACCAGAGCGTCCCCTCCCCCGGCTCGCCGATCGTCGCCGTACCGGGACTCGGGCGCCGCCAGGGCGAGTTGAGTGCCGCCGGGGTGGAGGTCTCCGACCGCGCGGGCAACCTGCGCGCGGCCTTCCATCTGTACAACACACCCGCCGATGTCGACCGCCTGCTGGACGTCCTGTCTCCCTGA
- a CDS encoding pyridoxal-phosphate-dependent aminotransferase family protein, with amino-acid sequence MSEESTAVTHPFLDLPPLSAAHFASVEDRVARLLGTEQDVVIMQGEALLPLEGAIRGTAGPGTTALNVITGPYGQTFGNWLRDCGATVIDLAVPFHTAVSAGQIREAFAEHPEIDFVSLVHAEAATGNTNPVAEIGEAVREQGALFHLDAVASIGAEPVLPDAWGVDLCVIGAQKAMGGPAGVSAVSVSERAWARMAANPRAPRRSYLSLPDWKERWIDGGRKALPHAPAQLEMLALEACVERIEAVGLNTVMARHASAAAAARAGAVALGAGLEPYVHEAREAAPVATTLRTPSGVVASELVARALASDPTLPLAAGGGALAKEMIRVNHYGADARVEVVEACLAALGAALEDIRRR; translated from the coding sequence ATGAGCGAAGAGAGCACCGCCGTGACCCACCCCTTCCTCGATCTGCCCCCGCTGAGCGCAGCGCACTTCGCCTCGGTCGAGGACCGCGTGGCGCGGCTGCTCGGCACCGAGCAGGACGTCGTGATCATGCAGGGCGAGGCGCTGCTGCCGCTGGAAGGCGCGATCCGGGGGACGGCCGGTCCCGGGACGACGGCACTGAACGTCATCACCGGCCCTTACGGTCAGACCTTCGGGAACTGGCTGCGGGACTGCGGGGCGACGGTGATCGACCTCGCGGTGCCCTTCCACACGGCGGTGAGCGCCGGGCAGATCCGGGAGGCCTTCGCCGAGCACCCGGAGATCGACTTCGTCTCCCTGGTGCACGCGGAGGCGGCGACCGGCAACACCAACCCCGTCGCGGAGATCGGGGAGGCCGTACGGGAGCAGGGGGCGCTGTTCCATCTGGACGCCGTGGCCTCCATCGGGGCGGAGCCGGTGCTGCCGGACGCGTGGGGCGTCGATCTGTGCGTCATCGGGGCGCAGAAGGCGATGGGCGGGCCGGCCGGGGTGTCCGCGGTGTCGGTGAGCGAGCGGGCGTGGGCGCGGATGGCGGCGAATCCGCGGGCGCCGCGACGGTCGTACCTCTCGCTGCCGGACTGGAAGGAGCGGTGGATCGACGGCGGACGGAAGGCGCTGCCGCACGCCCCCGCCCAGCTGGAGATGCTGGCGCTTGAGGCGTGTGTCGAGCGGATCGAGGCGGTGGGGCTCAACACGGTCATGGCCCGGCACGCGTCTGCCGCAGCCGCGGCCCGGGCCGGCGCGGTGGCTCTGGGCGCCGGTCTGGAGCCGTATGTGCACGAGGCCCGGGAGGCGGCACCCGTCGCCACGACGCTGAGGACACCTTCGGGGGTCGTCGCGTCGGAGCTGGTGGCGCGGGCTCTGGCGTCGGATCCCACTCTGCCGCTGGCGGCGGGCGGGGGCGCACTGGCCAAGGAGATGATCCGGGTCAACCACTACGGGGCCGATGCGAGGGTCGAGGTGGTGGAGGCGTGCCTGGCAGCGCTGGGCGCCGCACTGGAGGACATCAGGCGCCGCTAA
- a CDS encoding RNA polymerase sigma factor, producing the protein MESTGGNPVPQPADAELHRRLVYGDESALAEVYRAYGPLVRRVAVRVTRSAAAAEDVAQEVFAQLWSRPYAYDADRGSLRTWLSVLAHRRAVDWVRSEARHRKDADADDSALQAIPDAAPGPDGTIVDRERSLRLHSAVAELRRPQREVVHLAYFAGRTYRQAAVELGIPEGTAKTRLRTALRTLAETLADPPDPALERGA; encoded by the coding sequence GTGGAGTCCACGGGCGGTAACCCCGTACCGCAGCCCGCCGACGCGGAGCTGCACCGGCGGCTGGTGTACGGGGACGAGTCCGCGCTGGCCGAGGTGTACAGGGCGTACGGCCCCCTGGTGCGGCGGGTCGCCGTGCGGGTCACCCGCAGTGCGGCCGCCGCCGAGGACGTGGCACAGGAGGTCTTCGCCCAGCTGTGGAGCAGGCCCTACGCCTACGACGCGGACCGGGGCTCGCTGCGCACCTGGCTGTCCGTGCTCGCCCACCGGCGGGCCGTGGACTGGGTGCGCAGCGAGGCCCGGCACCGCAAGGACGCCGACGCCGACGACTCCGCGCTGCAGGCCATCCCCGACGCCGCCCCCGGCCCCGACGGGACGATCGTCGACCGCGAACGCTCCCTCCGGCTGCACTCGGCCGTCGCCGAACTCCGGCGGCCCCAGCGGGAGGTGGTGCACCTGGCCTACTTCGCGGGCCGCACCTACCGGCAGGCCGCCGTCGAACTCGGCATTCCCGAGGGCACTGCCAAGACCCGTCTGCGCACGGCTTTACGCACCTTGGCCGAGACTTTGGCCGACCCTCCCGACCCGGCGCTGGAAAGGGGCGCATGA
- a CDS encoding ectoine synthase: MIVRSFKDIEGTDRHVKAASGTWESKRIVLAKERVGFSVHETILYAGTETSMWYANHIEAVVCVEGEAELTDDETGQKYTITPGTMYLLDGHERHTMRIKEDFRCICVFNPPVTGREDHDENGIYPLLTEPEPEEV, encoded by the coding sequence GTGATCGTCCGCTCGTTCAAGGACATCGAAGGCACCGACCGCCATGTGAAGGCCGCGTCCGGCACGTGGGAGAGCAAACGCATCGTCCTCGCCAAGGAGAGGGTCGGCTTCTCCGTGCACGAGACGATCCTGTACGCGGGTACGGAGACGTCGATGTGGTACGCGAACCACATCGAGGCCGTCGTGTGCGTCGAGGGCGAGGCCGAACTCACCGACGACGAGACCGGGCAGAAGTACACCATCACGCCCGGCACCATGTACCTCCTCGATGGGCACGAGCGGCACACGATGCGGATCAAGGAGGACTTCCGCTGCATCTGTGTCTTCAACCCGCCCGTGACCGGCCGGGAGGACCACGACGAGAACGGGATCTACCCGCTGCTCACCGAACCCGAGCCCGAGGAGGTGTGA
- a CDS encoding amino acid ABC transporter ATP-binding protein: MSRPEIQVKDLHKSFGDNEVLRGIDLEIGQGEVVCVIGPSGSGKSTLLRCVNLLEEPTKGQVFVGGTELTDPDVDIDAVRRRIGMVFQQFNLFPHLTVTENLTLPQRRVLRRDKAKAARVAAENLERVGLSEKADAYPASLSGGQQQRVAIARSLSMGPEVMLFDEPTSALDPELVGDVLAVMRRLAREGMTMMVVTHEMTFAREVADRVVFMDGGVIVEDGSPDRVITNPAHDRTRHFLSRLLDPAMAEVEEETSEQTGGDD, encoded by the coding sequence ATGAGCCGACCGGAGATCCAGGTCAAGGACCTGCACAAGTCCTTCGGCGACAACGAGGTGCTGCGCGGCATCGACCTGGAGATCGGCCAGGGCGAGGTCGTGTGCGTCATCGGCCCGTCCGGCTCGGGCAAGTCCACGCTGCTGCGGTGCGTGAACCTCCTGGAGGAGCCCACCAAGGGCCAGGTGTTCGTGGGCGGCACCGAACTCACCGATCCCGACGTCGACATCGACGCCGTACGCCGCCGTATCGGCATGGTCTTCCAGCAGTTCAACCTCTTCCCGCACCTCACGGTGACCGAGAACCTCACGCTGCCGCAGCGCCGGGTGCTGAGGCGGGACAAGGCGAAGGCGGCACGGGTGGCCGCCGAGAACCTGGAGCGGGTGGGCCTGTCGGAGAAGGCGGACGCCTACCCCGCCTCCCTCTCCGGCGGCCAGCAGCAGCGCGTCGCGATCGCCCGCTCGCTGTCGATGGGGCCCGAGGTGATGCTCTTCGACGAGCCGACCTCGGCCCTCGACCCGGAGCTGGTCGGGGACGTCCTCGCGGTCATGCGGAGACTGGCCCGGGAGGGCATGACCATGATGGTCGTCACCCACGAGATGACCTTCGCCCGCGAAGTCGCCGACCGGGTGGTCTTCATGGACGGCGGGGTGATCGTCGAGGACGGAAGTCCCGACCGGGTCATCACGAACCCGGCCCACGACCGCACCCGCCACTTCCTGTCCCGGCTCCTCGACCCGGCGATGGCCGAGGTGGAGGAGGAGACGTCCGAGCAGACGGGCGGGGACGACTGA
- the ectA gene encoding diaminobutyrate acetyltransferase, protein MTAAQADLHIDRPQVADGAALWRIAKDSKALDLNSSYSYLLWCRDFAATSAVARDGNGRPVGFVTGYVRPDRPRTLLVWQVAVDEAYRGRGLAGTLLDGVVARAGAAHRITAVETTITPGNTGSERLFTSFAERHGALVEREVLFDAGLFPDGPHDPEVLYRIGPLSL, encoded by the coding sequence ATGACTGCCGCGCAAGCAGATCTCCACATCGACCGTCCGCAGGTCGCGGACGGAGCCGCGTTGTGGCGGATTGCCAAGGACTCCAAGGCCCTCGACCTGAACTCGTCGTACAGCTATCTGCTGTGGTGTCGCGACTTCGCCGCCACCTCGGCCGTGGCCCGCGACGGCAACGGCCGGCCGGTCGGCTTCGTCACCGGGTACGTACGGCCGGACCGTCCGCGCACCCTGCTGGTGTGGCAGGTGGCGGTGGACGAGGCGTACCGCGGGCGCGGGCTGGCCGGCACGTTGCTCGACGGGGTGGTCGCCCGGGCCGGTGCCGCACACCGGATCACCGCCGTCGAGACCACCATCACGCCGGGCAACACCGGCTCCGAGCGCCTGTTCACCTCGTTCGCCGAGCGGCACGGTGCCCTCGTGGAGCGCGAGGTGCTGTTCGACGCGGGCCTGTTCCCCGACGGGCCGCACGACCCCGAGGTCCTGTACCGCATAGGCCCCCTCTCCCTGTGA
- a CDS encoding amino acid ABC transporter permease gives MADTDVPLQPKKKGLTRRQKRSLSRAVQYAVFVAAVIAFAVGADWGRLKNQFAQWDIARQMFPDVITLALKNTVLYTVSGFVFALVLGLVVALMRLSSVAPYRWVAGVYIEIFRGLPALLIFIFIGVAIPLAFPGTEIVGGTYGKAAIALGLVGAAYLAETFRAGIQAVPKGQTEAARSLGFSPARTMVSIIIPQAFRIILPPLTNEFVILFKDSSLVLLLGVTLEERELSKYGRDLASTTANSTPILVAGLCYLLVTVPLGFVVRRMETKAQEAVK, from the coding sequence ATGGCCGATACGGACGTACCACTCCAGCCGAAGAAAAAGGGCCTGACCCGGCGTCAGAAGCGAAGCCTGTCGCGCGCCGTCCAGTACGCCGTCTTCGTCGCCGCCGTGATCGCCTTCGCGGTCGGCGCCGACTGGGGGCGGCTGAAGAACCAGTTCGCCCAGTGGGACATCGCCCGGCAGATGTTCCCGGACGTCATCACCCTGGCGCTGAAGAACACCGTGCTGTACACCGTGTCCGGGTTCGTCTTCGCCCTGGTGCTCGGCCTGGTGGTGGCGCTGATGCGGCTGTCGTCCGTCGCCCCGTACCGCTGGGTCGCCGGCGTCTACATCGAGATCTTCCGCGGTCTGCCCGCCCTGTTGATCTTCATCTTCATCGGCGTCGCGATCCCGCTGGCCTTCCCGGGGACGGAGATCGTCGGCGGCACCTACGGCAAGGCCGCCATCGCGCTCGGCCTGGTCGGCGCCGCCTATCTGGCGGAGACCTTCCGCGCCGGCATCCAGGCGGTGCCCAAGGGCCAGACGGAGGCGGCGCGTTCGCTCGGCTTCTCGCCCGCCCGGACCATGGTCTCGATCATCATTCCGCAGGCGTTCCGCATCATCCTGCCGCCGCTGACCAACGAGTTCGTGATCCTCTTCAAGGACTCCTCCCTGGTCCTGCTCCTCGGCGTCACCCTGGAGGAGCGCGAACTGTCCAAGTACGGCCGTGACCTGGCCAGTACGACCGCCAACTCCACGCCGATCCTGGTCGCCGGCCTGTGCTACCTGCTGGTGACCGTCCCGCTCGGCTTCGTCGTGCGCCGCATGGAGACGAAGGCCCAGGAGGCCGTGAAATGA
- the thpD gene encoding ectoine hydroxylase, producing MTTTVTDLYPSRGATEVSVARQDPVVWGAAGTPGPIPATGLQSFERDGFLAIEQLITDDEVAVYHQELERLIADPAIRADERSIIEPKSKEIRSVFEVHRISEVFAKLVRDERVVGRARQILGSDVYVHQSRINVKPGFGASGFYWHSDFETWHAEDGLPNMRTVSVSIALTENHDTNGGLMIMPGSHRTFLGCAGSTPKDNYKQSLQMQDAGTPSDEALTKMASEYGIKLFTGKAGSATWFDCNCMHGSGDNITPFPRSNVFIVFNSVENEAVEPFAAPVRRPEFIGARDFTPVR from the coding sequence ATGACCACCACCGTCACCGATCTCTACCCCAGCCGCGGCGCCACCGAGGTGTCCGTTGCGCGCCAGGACCCCGTCGTCTGGGGCGCCGCCGGCACTCCCGGCCCGATCCCGGCCACCGGTCTCCAGTCGTTCGAGCGTGATGGCTTCCTCGCCATCGAGCAGCTCATCACGGACGACGAAGTCGCCGTCTACCACCAGGAGTTGGAGCGGCTCATCGCCGACCCGGCGATCCGGGCGGACGAGCGGTCGATCATCGAGCCGAAGTCCAAGGAGATCCGCTCGGTCTTCGAGGTGCACAGGATCAGCGAGGTGTTCGCCAAGCTCGTGCGCGACGAGCGGGTCGTCGGCCGGGCCCGGCAGATCCTCGGTTCGGACGTATACGTCCACCAGTCGCGGATCAACGTCAAGCCGGGCTTCGGGGCCAGCGGCTTCTACTGGCACTCGGACTTCGAGACCTGGCACGCCGAGGACGGCCTGCCCAACATGCGCACGGTGTCCGTCTCGATCGCGCTGACCGAGAACCACGACACCAACGGCGGCCTCATGATCATGCCGGGGTCGCACCGCACGTTCCTCGGCTGCGCCGGCTCCACGCCGAAGGACAACTACAAGCAGTCGCTGCAGATGCAGGACGCGGGCACGCCGTCGGACGAGGCGCTGACCAAGATGGCGAGCGAGTACGGCATCAAGCTCTTCACGGGCAAGGCCGGTTCGGCGACCTGGTTCGACTGCAACTGCATGCACGGCTCGGGCGACAACATCACGCCGTTCCCGCGCAGCAACGTGTTCATCGTGTTCAACAGCGTGGAGAACGAGGCCGTGGAGCCGTTCGCGGCACCCGTCCGCCGGCCGGAGTTCATCGGGGCGAGGGACTTCACACCCGTCCGGTGA
- a CDS encoding ABC transporter substrate-binding protein, protein MKKFSGRRTRVLAATTATAGLALVAVTASGCTSSGSGGSGSKTAAGGVELVKAGQLTTCTHLPYPPFQSEIDGKVQGFDVSLIDLVAKNLGVKQQILDTPFENFKTGAFLNSGECDLAAAGMTITAERKKNVDFSDPYFDATQALLVDKNSGITSLADAKAKKVKLGAQAQTTGEDYAKKQGFDPVSFETSDAVLNGLRTGQVKAVIIDYPVVQGWLKNKANADAFKPAGNINTGEQYGFTVKKGNTRLRDAINKAIKDAKADGTYKKLYEKWIGPYTASPSTSAS, encoded by the coding sequence GTGAAGAAGTTCTCCGGGCGCCGGACCCGCGTTCTGGCCGCCACCACCGCGACGGCCGGGCTGGCGCTCGTGGCTGTCACCGCCTCCGGCTGCACCTCCAGTGGCAGCGGCGGCAGCGGGAGCAAGACGGCCGCCGGCGGGGTCGAGCTCGTCAAGGCCGGACAGCTCACCACCTGCACACACCTGCCGTACCCGCCCTTCCAGTCGGAGATCGACGGCAAGGTGCAGGGCTTCGACGTCTCGCTGATCGACCTCGTCGCGAAGAACCTCGGCGTGAAGCAGCAGATCCTCGACACGCCCTTCGAGAACTTCAAGACCGGCGCGTTCCTCAACTCCGGCGAGTGCGACCTGGCCGCGGCCGGCATGACCATCACCGCCGAGCGCAAGAAGAACGTCGACTTCTCCGACCCGTACTTCGACGCCACCCAGGCCCTCCTGGTCGACAAGAACAGCGGCATCACCTCGCTCGCCGACGCGAAGGCCAAGAAGGTCAAGCTCGGCGCCCAGGCGCAGACGACCGGCGAGGACTACGCGAAGAAGCAGGGCTTCGACCCGGTCTCCTTCGAGACCTCGGACGCGGTCCTCAACGGCCTGCGCACCGGCCAGGTCAAGGCCGTCATCATCGACTACCCGGTCGTCCAGGGCTGGCTGAAGAACAAGGCCAACGCGGACGCCTTCAAGCCGGCAGGCAACATCAACACCGGTGAGCAGTACGGCTTCACGGTGAAGAAGGGCAACACCCGGCTCCGCGACGCCATCAACAAGGCGATCAAGGACGCCAAGGCCGACGGCACCTACAAGAAGCTGTACGAGAAGTGGATCGGCCCCTACACCGCCTCCCCGTCCACCTCCGCGTCCTGA
- a CDS encoding PIG-L deacetylase family protein, with protein MTTLDDAGPFGVGAPVQPLPEDWERCLAVAAHPDDIEYGTASAVARWTAQGKRVTYLLATRGEAGIDGLHPDRCGPLREAEERAGAHEVGVETVEFLDHRDGTVEYGPALRRDIVRAVRRHRPEVVVSGPYTVRMVAGMVNQADHRAVGLAALDAARDAGNRWIFPQLADEGLEPWDGVRFVCFAGAEHPTHGVDVTGDPLERGIASLAAHAEYTKGLGAQAFEPRPFLTWAAHQGGAALGVEAAVLYDVFMLGFAGPPPWQQ; from the coding sequence ATGACGACGCTCGACGACGCGGGCCCCTTCGGCGTGGGAGCCCCGGTGCAGCCGCTGCCGGAGGACTGGGAACGCTGTCTGGCCGTGGCGGCTCATCCGGACGACATCGAGTACGGCACGGCGTCCGCCGTGGCCCGCTGGACCGCCCAGGGCAAGCGGGTCACCTATCTGCTGGCCACACGTGGCGAGGCGGGCATCGACGGACTGCACCCGGACCGGTGCGGGCCGCTGCGCGAGGCGGAGGAGCGGGCCGGAGCCCATGAAGTGGGCGTGGAGACGGTGGAGTTCCTCGACCACCGCGACGGGACCGTGGAGTACGGGCCGGCCTTGCGCCGCGACATCGTGCGGGCCGTGCGCCGGCACCGGCCCGAGGTCGTCGTGTCGGGTCCGTACACCGTGCGCATGGTCGCGGGGATGGTCAACCAGGCCGACCACCGCGCGGTGGGACTCGCCGCGCTCGACGCGGCGCGGGACGCGGGAAACCGCTGGATCTTCCCTCAACTCGCCGACGAGGGCCTCGAACCCTGGGACGGCGTCCGCTTCGTGTGCTTCGCCGGCGCCGAGCATCCCACCCATGGCGTGGACGTGACGGGCGACCCGTTGGAGCGCGGCATCGCCTCCCTGGCCGCCCACGCCGAATACACCAAGGGGCTCGGGGCACAGGCCTTCGAACCCCGCCCCTTCCTGACCTGGGCGGCTCACCAGGGTGGAGCCGCGCTCGGCGTCGAGGCCGCGGTGCTCTACGACGTGTTCATGCTGGGCTTCGCAGGGCCCCCGCCCTGGCAACAGTGA